One Allostreptomyces psammosilenae DNA segment encodes these proteins:
- a CDS encoding TetR/AcrR family transcriptional regulator: MARAGLSTERLTRAGAELADEVGFEQVTVSALARRFDVKVASLYSHLKSSQDLRTRIALLALEELADRAADALAGRAGKDALLAFANVYRDYAREHPGRYAAAQLRLDPETAAASAGGRHAQMTRAILRGYDLAEPDQTHAVRLLGSVFHGYVSLEAAGGFSHSAPNSEETWSRVLDALDALLRNWPAR, from the coding sequence ATGGCACGCGCGGGATTGAGCACGGAGCGCCTGACCCGGGCGGGGGCAGAGCTGGCGGACGAGGTGGGCTTCGAGCAGGTCACCGTCTCGGCGCTGGCCCGACGGTTCGACGTCAAGGTCGCGAGCCTGTACTCGCACCTGAAGAGCTCCCAGGACCTCAGGACCCGGATCGCGCTGCTCGCCCTGGAGGAACTCGCCGACCGGGCCGCCGACGCCCTGGCCGGGCGGGCCGGCAAGGACGCGCTGCTCGCCTTCGCGAACGTCTACCGCGACTACGCCCGGGAGCATCCCGGCCGGTACGCCGCGGCACAGTTGCGGCTCGACCCGGAGACGGCGGCGGCCAGCGCCGGTGGCCGGCACGCGCAGATGACGCGGGCGATCCTGCGCGGCTACGACCTCGCGGAGCCGGACCAGACGCACGCCGTCCGGCTGCTGGGCAGCGTCTTCCACGGCTACGTCAGCCTGGAGGCGGCGGGCGGGTTCAGCCACAGCGCGCCCAACTCGGAGGAGACGTGGTCCCGCGTGCTGGACGCCCTCGACGCCCTGCTGCGGAACTGGCCCGCGCGCTGA
- a CDS encoding helix-turn-helix domain-containing protein, whose protein sequence is MATLPKVGTLGEYIREQRRNARFSLRQLSEAAGVSNPYLSQIERGLRKPSAEILQQIAKALRISAETLYVQAGILDERDEHATGERELRSAIMAEPGLTERQKRVLLDVYEAFRRENAMGPAPEPAATPSTAGVDDAAGDHVPGETHAEAAQRS, encoded by the coding sequence ATGGCCACCCTGCCGAAGGTGGGCACGCTCGGCGAGTACATCCGCGAGCAGCGGCGCAACGCGCGGTTCTCGTTGCGGCAGCTCTCGGAGGCGGCCGGGGTGTCCAACCCGTACCTGAGCCAGATCGAGCGGGGCCTGCGCAAGCCCAGCGCGGAGATCCTCCAGCAGATCGCCAAGGCGTTGCGGATCTCCGCCGAGACCCTCTACGTCCAGGCCGGCATCCTCGACGAGCGCGACGAACACGCCACCGGCGAACGGGAACTGCGCTCGGCGATCATGGCCGAGCCCGGTCTGACCGAGCGGCAGAAGCGCGTGCTGCTCGACGTCTACGAGGCGTTCCGGCGGGAGAACGCGATGGGCCCGGCGCCGGAGCCCGCAGCCACACCGTCCACGGCCGGAGTCGACGACGCCGCCGGCGACCACGTACCGGGGGAGACCCATGCCGAAGCTGCCCAACGTTCCTAA
- a CDS encoding class I SAM-dependent methyltransferase codes for MTEATYLHTTRASYDTVAVDYDRLFRDELDTKPLDRAMLAAFSELVRAPGTGPVADLGCGPGRVTAHLHTLGVDAFGIDLSPGMITVARRTHPELRFDVGSMTALELADDSLGGIVAWYSTVHTPPEVLPTVFAECHRVLAPGGHMLLAFKVGDLRRHMDQAYGHEVSLDVYWMPPEQVSELMGGAGLVMDARMIREPDEQERPRQGRQGFFLAHKPTGS; via the coding sequence ATGACCGAAGCGACCTACCTGCACACCACTCGGGCGTCCTACGACACCGTCGCCGTCGACTACGACAGGCTCTTCCGTGACGAGCTGGACACCAAGCCGCTGGACCGCGCCATGCTCGCCGCGTTCTCCGAGCTCGTGCGGGCGCCGGGCACCGGGCCGGTCGCCGACCTGGGCTGCGGCCCCGGGCGTGTCACGGCCCACCTCCACACGCTCGGAGTTGACGCGTTCGGCATCGACCTCTCCCCCGGGATGATCACCGTCGCGCGCCGGACGCACCCGGAGCTGCGGTTCGACGTGGGGTCGATGACCGCACTGGAGCTGGCGGACGACAGTCTCGGCGGCATCGTCGCCTGGTACTCGACCGTCCACACCCCGCCGGAGGTGCTGCCGACCGTGTTCGCGGAGTGCCACCGGGTGCTGGCCCCGGGCGGCCACATGCTGCTGGCGTTCAAGGTGGGCGACCTGCGACGCCACATGGACCAGGCATACGGCCACGAGGTGTCGCTGGACGTCTACTGGATGCCGCCCGAGCAGGTCTCCGAGCTGATGGGCGGGGCCGGCCTGGTGATGGACGCCCGGATGATCCGCGAGCCCGACGAGCAGGAGCGGCCCCGGCAGGGCCGGCAGGGCTTCTTCCTCGCCCACAAGCCCACGGGGTCGTGA